In a single window of the Mycolicibacterium poriferae genome:
- a CDS encoding discoidin domain-containing protein, with amino-acid sequence MADTPIITDESWVDDLMGGPDPAAVPTAATMQPGDAGTDLDAGQPEPEPEPELEAEQYDDSAEAPTDPRLQSGAGIADEVPPVHLDTAAALTAERDESGAARADAGAKRTAVALGAGLVVAVSAIVAALVTFSDTDAPAAPRQDSPAAAAPVAQPQPVPTSAAPTVPQDQSIPFTASAPCAAGSTSAQSLTDTATDSAWVCARGSRDEALEGKILTVDFGKSYMISGVEVTPGWVAKTPGGQDRWLQHRVVTRLQYIFLNGNVVSDIFTQDTGNAHGPVTAALPRRVLASRVNVVVLQTSRPPASPLPATDPAALPEAQPGLVESLLGEGGGPLSETPQNPQPYPDLTVPDNGSDPVDNTFAMSALKFLGYQP; translated from the coding sequence GCTGGGTCGATGACCTGATGGGCGGCCCCGACCCGGCCGCGGTGCCCACCGCCGCGACGATGCAGCCCGGCGACGCCGGAACCGACCTCGACGCTGGCCAACCCGAGCCCGAGCCCGAGCCCGAGCTCGAAGCTGAGCAGTACGACGATTCGGCCGAGGCTCCTACCGATCCGCGGCTGCAGTCCGGCGCCGGGATCGCTGACGAGGTGCCGCCCGTGCATCTCGACACCGCAGCAGCCTTAACCGCCGAGCGCGACGAGTCCGGGGCGGCCCGCGCCGACGCGGGCGCCAAACGCACTGCCGTGGCGCTGGGGGCGGGACTGGTCGTGGCGGTGAGCGCCATCGTCGCCGCGCTGGTCACCTTCAGCGACACCGATGCACCAGCCGCGCCCCGTCAGGACAGTCCGGCTGCGGCCGCGCCCGTGGCTCAGCCGCAGCCCGTTCCTACCTCCGCCGCCCCGACCGTCCCTCAGGATCAGTCCATTCCCTTCACCGCCAGCGCCCCGTGCGCCGCCGGGTCAACCTCAGCGCAGTCGCTGACCGACACCGCCACCGATTCGGCGTGGGTGTGCGCCCGCGGCTCACGCGATGAAGCCCTCGAAGGCAAGATCCTCACTGTCGACTTCGGCAAGAGCTACATGATCTCCGGTGTCGAGGTCACGCCGGGATGGGTGGCGAAAACACCTGGGGGACAAGACCGATGGCTCCAGCATCGGGTGGTGACGCGGCTGCAATACATCTTCCTCAACGGCAACGTGGTCTCTGACATCTTCACCCAGGACACCGGGAACGCCCACGGCCCGGTCACCGCTGCGCTGCCGCGACGGGTCTTGGCCTCCCGGGTCAACGTGGTGGTCTTGCAGACCTCCCGCCCACCTGCCTCGCCACTGCCGGCCACCGATCCCGCTGCCCTGCCTGAGGCGCAGCCAGGGCTGGTGGAATCGCTGCTCGGCGAGGGTGGCGGGCCGCTGTCGGAAACACCGCAGAACCCTCAGCCGTATCCGGATCTGACCGTGCCCGACAACGGCAGCGACCCCGTGGACAACACGTTCGCGATGAGCGCACTGAAGTTTCTCGGTTACCAGCCCTAA